The Chitinimonas arctica region ACCTTTTCAAGCTGCAGAATCAGCTGTCCACCGGCCGGTCCATTCTTACGCCTTCGGACGACCCGGTTGCTTCGGCCCGCGCGCTCGATCTGACCCAGGCGACCCGGCTCAATGGCCAGTACATCGATAACGTCAAGTATGCCAACGATACCCTGGCGCTGACCGAGAACAATTTGCAGCAGACCGTGGAAACGATTCAGGATATTCAGCAACTGGCGGTGCAGTCCGGCAATCCGGCGCTGACCAATAGCGAAAAACGCATCATCGAGGCGGATATCCGCGGCAAATATCAGTCCTTGCTGGGCTTGGCCAACACCACGGACGGCAATGGCATGTATCTGTTTTCAGGATTCAAGGGTGATACCAAGCCGTTCAACGAGAAGGCCTTCGGCGATGTCAGCTACGACGGCGACCAAGGTCAGCGCGCGGTGCAGATTTCGCCTTCCAGGCAGATTCCGGTGTCGAATTCCGGTGCGGATGTATTTGTGAAGATCAGGAACGGTAACGGCACCTTCGCGACATCGTTGGGTAAGCCGGATCTGCCGCGCACCATCAATGTGGGCGATAGCGGCCCCATCCAGTTTTCTCGCGATCCGGCCGGCGGCTTTGTACAGTCCGACTATCGCGTGGATTGGGATGCCGGTACCGGTAATTACACGATCACGCGCGCCAATGGGGGCGGGGCGGTGGTGTTCTCGCACGCAGCCTTGTTGGCCGGCGCCAACGCTTTCGGCATGCGGATCCAGGCCCAGGGTCTACCGCCCGGCACGGCGACCGCCAGCATCAGCTTCGATGCCACCCTCAGCAATAACCGGGGTACCTCGGTGGTGAGCCCCGGCGTCGTCACCGATCCGGTCAAATGGGCGGCCGCCAACAGCAATAATGAGCGCTATCGCGTGCAGTTCCATTCCGTGGTGAACCCGACCGACCCGACCACCAATCTGACCAAGTACGACATCATCGACAACGATACCGCCTCGGCCAATTACAATCGCTCGTTGATAGACGGCTACAACTACACCACCGATGTACCGGCAGGCGGCCGCACGGATACGGCCGGCAACCCCAATTCCTTCCCCCGTACCTATACCTCGGGCACCGATATTGTCTTCGGCCAGCAAATCGGCGAAGTTGCCGCGCTTTACCCGGGCTGGGATTTTGGCGGCAAGCTGAGCGTGGACGGTACGCCAAAGGATGGCGACAGCTTCAGTCTGGAGCCCAGCAAGGATCACGATCTTTTCAGCACGATCGGAGATTTTTCGGCGGCGCTGACCGGCTATGCCAATAACGAGGTGTCGGGCGCGATCTTCCAGAATCAGCTCAATACCACCTTATCGAACCTGGACAATGCCTTGAGCCGCATTCTGTCCGTACAGGCAGGATTGGGTTCGCGGCAGAAGGAAGGGGAGTCGGTGCAAAACACCAATGAAGATTTGAACGTGCAGTACAAATCGACCATCTCCAAGCTGACGGATCTGGATTACGCGCAGGCCATCAGTGACTTTACCCAGACGCAGACCTATCTGGACGCAGCTCGGAAGTCATTTTCATCGGTGCAGAATCTGTCGCTGTTCCAGTACATCAGCTAGGCAAGCGCCGAGCAAGCCACCCGGCCAGCGTCGGGTGGTGCCTGCCTGGCGAGGCTTTAACGCGCCATAACCCTTGGTCGGCTGGGCGCTGCTACCCTTTGCATCCGCCCTCGCTATTTTTCGATGCGCAGGAATTCCAACAGCCCTTTGCCCGGCACCTGCGAGCCAGGGCGCGCGACATCAAATGACGTCCTGACCACGCCGAACATGTAGGCATACCAGTAGGTGGACTTGCTGACTTGATTGGTAGCAAGATTGGTTCGAGTGATTTCGAATTTGCAGGTGTCCGGTTGGGTATCGTCCGGCAGCCTGATCGACTCGTTGCCCAGGTAGGTAACCTTGGTTTGCAAATCGAAGCTGCTGGCCTGGGAGGGGGGCGCGACGGATTTGCGTGTCACCTTGGTTTGCGTGCTGAGGGATTCACCGATCTTGCTTGGGTAGTGCTCGAGCATGGAGGGTTTGGGGCTGTAGCTGATATCCCATTTCTTATCTTTACCATTGAACTCCTCGTCGGCCATTTGCCAGTACTGTGAATCGTCTTGCCTATCCAGGAAGAAGCTCTTGGTAACGTTGCCATTGGGGTAGGTTTCGTTGTTTCCCGTTATGCGTACCGTGGCAATGTAATTATGAAAGAACTCAAGATTCCAGCGCGTGAATTGATCGGCCTGTTTCTCGCCATCGATCGTATAACGCATAACACGCTTGTCGCTGTCCGTCATGGAATAGAACATGCATTTGCTGCGGAGCTGATTATCGTCCGTGGCGGGCAAAGGCGTGTCGGCATGGGCAGTCACGCCGTATAGGGATAAACATGCGGTAATAAAGGTGCTGGCGGAAATCGCGGCTGGGTTGAATTTCATGTAAATCCTCTGGGAAGTTGAGCGGAATCAGGCCGGGATTAGGATATTTCGTAGTGGGCATACGGTAGACGTGGCTGTCAGGCGGTAGGCATTGCAGCGGGCGTGCAATACACTGCCTATCCAGTTGCGTCAACGCGCAGGTCTATTTGAAGCTAGTTGCCACATTAGAGCTTTTGGGTTTTTATAATTACTTTGGGGAGCTGGAAAGCGGCTGAATTTACTGGCTGCATCAAGCCACTTCCCTGTCTTGTAGAAAGGCTTGCCGCCTTATTTTTTTCCAGTCTTGCGGGCGGACGAAAGTTCCCGCATATCGTGCGTGAAGCTAATTTCAGTGATTGTTTCTTCGGACGGAAATACTTCCGAACGTATGCGGGACGCTACCAAGCCAAGTTTAGGCGCATACCAACTGATTTTATCTATTCGTGTATGTGGCCTGTTGGTGTATTCCAATATCCGGAATTTACAGGCGGTAATGGGGCCAATTTCCGGTAGGGTGAGTTGCTCTTCGCCCAAGTAAATTGTCTTGCTGGTAAGGTGGATATAGCTGACTTTGGGCGGGGAGTCG contains the following coding sequences:
- the flgL gene encoding flagellar hook-associated protein FlgL, whose amino-acid sequence is MRVATSTIFNLGVFNMNNRSVDLFKLQNQLSTGRSILTPSDDPVASARALDLTQATRLNGQYIDNVKYANDTLALTENNLQQTVETIQDIQQLAVQSGNPALTNSEKRIIEADIRGKYQSLLGLANTTDGNGMYLFSGFKGDTKPFNEKAFGDVSYDGDQGQRAVQISPSRQIPVSNSGADVFVKIRNGNGTFATSLGKPDLPRTINVGDSGPIQFSRDPAGGFVQSDYRVDWDAGTGNYTITRANGGGAVVFSHAALLAGANAFGMRIQAQGLPPGTATASISFDATLSNNRGTSVVSPGVVTDPVKWAAANSNNERYRVQFHSVVNPTDPTTNLTKYDIIDNDTASANYNRSLIDGYNYTTDVPAGGRTDTAGNPNSFPRTYTSGTDIVFGQQIGEVAALYPGWDFGGKLSVDGTPKDGDSFSLEPSKDHDLFSTIGDFSAALTGYANNEVSGAIFQNQLNTTLSNLDNALSRILSVQAGLGSRQKEGESVQNTNEDLNVQYKSTISKLTDLDYAQAISDFTQTQTYLDAARKSFSSVQNLSLFQYIS